Part of the Caballeronia sp. SL2Y3 genome is shown below.
GATGCGCTCGGCACGCTGCCGAAGTTCGAGTTCGACACCAGCGCGACCTTCGGCTGAATGCCGAATCGCTCGATTTCGCGCGCCGCGAGAATCGTCATGTCGGCGAGTTGCTCGGGCGTCGGCAATTCGTTGACATAGGTGTCGCTGATGAAGATGTTGCGCCCTTGCAGCATGAGCAGGTTCATCGCCGCGAAGTTGTCCGCGCCTTCCGCCTTGCCGAGCACCTGGTCGATGAACTTCAGGTGATCCTGATACGTGTCGATGAGGCCGCAGATCATGCCGTCCGCATCGCCCATATGAACGAGGATCGCGCCGATCAGCGTGTTGAACTTGCGCAGCGCCGCCTTCGCGCTGTCCGGCGTCACGCCCTGACGCGCGGCGATCTCGTGATACGCCTGCCAGCTCTTCTGATAGCGCGGATCGTCTTCCGGATTCACGACCTCGAAATCGACGCCCGGCTTCAGCTTCGAGCCCATCTTCTGCAGACGCATTTCGACGACCGCCGGCCGGCCGATGATGATCGGCTTCGCGATCTTCTCCAGCAGCACGAACTGCGCGGCGCGCAGCACGCGCTCGTCCTCGCCTTCCGCAAACGCGATGCGCGCCGGCGCGGCCTTCGCCGCCGCAAACACCGGGCGCATCACCATGCCCGTGCGGTAGACGGTCGCGCCGAGCGTCTCGCGATACGCGTCCATGTCCTGAATCGGGCGCGTCGCGACGCCCGAGTCCATCGCTGCCTGCGCGACGGCCGGCGCAATCTTGATGATGAGACGCGGATCGAACGGCTTCGGGATCAGATACTCCGGACCGAATTCGAGCGAATGGCCTTCGTACGCTTTCGCGACTTCATCGCCCTGATCGGTTTCTTCGGCCAGTTCCGCGATTGCGCGCACGCACGCGAGCTTCATCTCCTCCGTGATGGTCGTCGCGCCGACGTCGAGCGCGCCACGGAAGATGAACGGGAAGCACAGCACGTTGTTGACTTGGTTCGGATAGTCCGAACGGCCCGTCGCGATGATGCAGTCCGGGCGCACCTTCTTCGCCTCTTCCGGCCGGATTTCCGGCTCGGGATTCGCCAGCGCGAGAATCAGCGGCTTGTCGGCCATGGTCGCGACCATTTCCGGCTTGAGCACGCCCGCGCTCGAACAGCCGAGGAACACGTCGCAGCCGCGCATTGCGTCGCCGAGCGTGCGCGCGTCGGTGCTCGCCTGATACCGCTCCTTCGACGCATCCAGATTCCCGCGCCCTTCGTAAATCACGCCCTTCGAGTCGACGACGATCGTGTTCGACTTCTTGAGGCCCAGATCGATGAGCAGGTCCAGACACGCGATGGCCGCGGCGCCCGCGCCCGAGCAGACCAGCTTCACGTTGTCGAGCGTCTTGCCGACCACTTTCAGGCCGTTGAGAATCGCCGCCGACGCGATGATCGCCGTACCGTGCTGATCGTCATGGAAGACGGGAATCTTCATGCGCTCGCGCAGCTTCTTTTCGATGTAGAAGCATTCCGGCGCCTTGATGTCTTCCAGATTGATGCCGCCGAGCGTCGGTTCGAGCATCGCGATGGCGTCGACGAGCTTGTCCGGGTCCGTCTCGTTCAGTTCGATGTCGAACACGTCGATGCCCGCGAACTTCTTGAACAGGCACCCTTTGCCTTCCATGACCGGCTTGGCCGCGAGCGGTCCGATGTTGCCGAGGCCGAGCACGGCGGTGCCGTTCGTCACGACGCCGACGAGGTTCGCGCGCGACGTGTACTTCTGCGCGTCGAGCGGTTCGTCGTAGATCGCCATGCACGCAGCCGCGACGCCCGGCGAATACGCGAGCGACAAGTCGAGCTGGTTGGATAGCGGCTTGGTCGGCGTGACGGAAATCTTGCCGGGACGCGGATTCTGGTGGTACGCGAGAGCGCTTTGCTTCAGTTGTTCGTCCATGATTAGCCTGAGACGTTAGAAATTTTTTGAACAGGGTTCACAGCCGGCGGCCGCTCGGCACTGTGGGCGGGATGTGAATCGATGGACCAATGTTGTAGTCACCCGGCGCGTCGGATAGACGCAGCGTGCCGCCCGGCAGGGATGAAGCGGGCGAACGGAGCCTTGTTTTGGGTCGTTCAGTGTACACCGCGTATCCCAAATGGCGCGAAGCAGCATTTCACGCGGAAGCGTTGCTGGGCGTGCGTTTCGTCGGAAGAAGACGCACGCCGTGGCTTTCAGTCGAGTTCCGCGCCGCGCTTTTCGGGAATCAGAAAGAGCGTCGCGGCGACATCCAGCAGATAGATGCTGGCGAGAAACGCCAGCGCCACCGCGAACGTATAGCGCGCCGCGAGCGCGCCCACGACGACCGGCCCGAGTCCGCCGACCGCCCGCCCGGTGTTGAATAGCACGTTCTGCGCGGTGGCGCGCGCTTCGGTCGGATAGATCTCGGAGATCAGCGCGCCGTAGCCGCCGATCATGCCGTTGACAAACACGCCCATCGCCGCGCCGCCGAGCAGAAGCGCAGCCGGGCTCGTCAGATTCGAATAGACGAAGACCATGGCGACCGCGCCGATCTGATAGACGAGAAACGCGGGCTTGCGTCCGAAGCGGTCGGCCGCGATGCCGAACAGCCAGATGCCGAGCGCCATGCCGAGCACGGTCGCGGCCGTCCAGACGCCCGATTTCGTGAGCGAATAGCCGAACGTCTTCGACAGATAGCTCGGCAGCCAGATCATCAGCCCGTAATAACCGAAGTTCTGCACCGAGCACAGCACGATCACGCCGACGCTCGCGCGTGCGGTGCGCGCATTGTCGAACAGGCGCTTGAGCGGCAGCTTGCGCGCGGCGCTTTCCGTGCGGCGCGCGGTGAAAAGCGCGGGTTCGGCCACGCGCCGCCGCACCAGAAACGAGACGACGGCCGGCATCAGGCCGACGGCGAACATGCCGCGCCAGCCGATCATCGGCAGAAGCAGCGGCGTGAGGAGCGCAGCGGCAAGCACGCCGAGTTGCCAGCCGAGCCCCACATACGACGACACGCGCGCCCGCTGCCGCGCGGGCCACGCTTCCGCGACGAGCGCCATGCCGATGCCGAACTCGCCGCCCAGCCCGACGCCCGCCAGCGTGCGATAGAACAGCAAGTCGCCGTATCCGCGTGCGAGCGCGCAGAGGCCCGTGAAGACGGCGAACACCAGAATGGTCCACGTGAGCATGCGCACGCGCCCGAAGTAGTCCGACAGCACGCCGAACACGACGCCGCCCGCCACCGCGCCCGCGAGCGTCCACGTGACGAGCGCGCCGGATTGCGCGGGCGTCAGATGCAAGTCGGCAGCGATGGCCGGAAGCATGAAGCCGAGAATCAGCAAGTCGAAGCCGTCCATCGCGTAGCCGAGCACGGATGCGGCGAGCGCATGCCACGCGTGGCGAGGCGACGAATCGGGGGAATCGGGTGTCGTCGGTGCGTATTTCATCGAAGCGGTCGGAAGCGGTCGGAAGGCGCGGCGAGTGTACTGGCGAGCGGCCCGCCGTCACAACCGCAAAAAAAGTCGCCCGGACGCGCGCCGCCGCGCTGCTCGCCCCGCCGCGCAGGCTCGGGTAAAATCGCGGGTTAGCTGTGCATGGGACAACGCAGGCGCTTTCAGCGCCGGTCCCGTCGACACGCGCGCAGAAAAACGCCGGACAGCCCTTCGAAAGACGGCTCGTCGGCGTCCGGTTCATGCGCCAGGGCCCTCGCGGCCGCCTTCCGCTTCCAGAAGCGCCACATCAGTCCAAGGATTCGCCCATGACAGGCTTCGATCGCCAGACGATCTCCGACACCACCGCCAAGATGCTGCTCGAAGTGCAGGCGGTGCACTTCAACGCGGAAAAACCGTTCATCTTCACGTCCGGCTGGGCGAGCCCGGTGTACATCGACTGCCGCAAGCTGATTTCGTATCCGCGCGTGCGCCGCGGCCTGATGGAAATGGCCGAAGCGACCATTCTGCGCGATGTCGGCTACGAGCAGATCGACGCCGTCGCGGGCGGCGAGACCGCCGGCATCCCGTTCGCCGCGTGGATCGCCGATCGTCTGATGGTGCCGATGCAGTACGTGCGCAAGAAGCCGAAGGGTTTCGGCCGCAACGCGCAGATCGAAGGTCTGCTGACCGAAGGCCAGCGCGTGCTGCTGGTCGAAGACCTGACCACGGACAGCCGCAGCAAGATCAACTTCATCAACGCGTTGCGCACGGCTGGCGCGACGGTCAACCACTGCTTCGTGCTCTTCCACTACAACATCTTCAAGGAGAGCGTGTCCGTGCTGAAGGACATCGACGTGGATCTCCACGCGCTCGCCACGTGGTGGGACGTGTTGCGCGTCGCGAAGGAACAGGGCTATTTCGAAACCAAGACGCTCGATGAAGTCGAGAAATTCCTGCACGCGCCGGCCGAATGGTCGGCCGCGCACGGCGGCGCCACTGCCACGCCGCAATAATTAATCGTTGCTAGAAGGCGATTAAAACAAAAAGCCGCTGATTTCAGTCAGCGGCTTTTTTATTTTTGCAGATTGGCGTCTATAACGATTTCGAATCCGACAGCGGCGTATCTTCCAGCGTACCGTCGCCCGTATAGGCAGAGAGGTTCATTAATCCGTTGCTTTGCGCGTACTGGAATAATTCGGAGTCTCGTTCGATTCCGAGTTTGCGCATTGCCGTGTTCTTCTGCGTGCTGATGGTCTTGATACTGCGCCGCAGTTGCCCCGCGATCTCCGTATTGGTCATGCCGGACACGAAAAGGCGCACCACTTCGAGTTCGCGCTTCGACAGGATGACGCCGCGCTGCTGCCCGGACGCGCCGATGCCCATGCTGTCGAGCGCCGCCTTCACCGACGGCCCGAGATACTCCTGCCCGCGCATCACGTGCTGAATCGCCCAGCCGATGTGATTCATGTCGTCGGCCTTGTTGATGATCGACACGACGCCGACTTCGCGCAAACGTTTGAGCAAAGCCGGATTTTCGAGCATGGTCAGCACGACGAGCCGCACCTTCGGGAACTGGCGGCCGATGTAGCCGAGGAGCGGCATGCCGTCGCCGTATGAACCGCCAGGCATGGCGAGATCCGTCACCAGCACGTCGCACGGCGTTTTTTGCAGTAGCTGGACGAGCTCGGTGGATTGACGCGCCTGGCCAACGACATCGACTTCCGGAAACTTGCTGAGCGCCTGCGCGGCGCCGAACAAAATCACAGGATGGTCGTCCGCAATGATGACCTGAATTCGCTGGCTCATTTATTCTTCTCCCAAATCCGGTCGACTGACTGCCACGCGAATCAAGTTCAAATGGTTCATATGTTGATCTACGAGTTTGAGTCTTCGCCATCAGCCGCGCGCACTAACAAAGACGACTGATTTCGCGCCATACGTTTGGCCCAAGGATCAAGCTTTTAATGCTTTGTTGCAATGTTAAACTGCATCCTCCTACGAAGCGCATCACTGAGACAAAAAACATCGTTGCAGCCGGCGAAACGCTGCTATATGGGTTCCAGCCGCTGCCAGGAGTCAGCCATGCGCCTCGCAAGTCGGAACGTGCGTTCCGGTCACGCTGTCGCTGCATTCACGCTCGGCGTCGCGAGTGCGGCGGCGCTTCTGTGTCATGCGGGCGGCGCGGCCGCGCAAGACGCCTTCTCCGTGACGAGCCCGGAACTGACGCCGGGCAAGACGATTGGGCACGAACTGCTCTTCAGCGATTCGGATTGCAAGGGCGGCAACCGCTCGCCGCAACTCTCGTGGCGCGGCGCGCCCGCGCAGACGCGCAGTTTCGCCGTGACGATTTTCGATCCCGACGCGCCGGGACGCGGCTGGTGGCACTGGGCCGTCGCCGGCATTCCGCCGACCGTGACGCACTTGCCGGCGAATGCGAGCGCCGCGAGCGCGCTGCGCAAGATCGGCGCGGTCGAGGCGCGCAACGACTGGGGCGCGGACGGCTACGGCGGCCCCTGCCCGCCGCCCGGCAAGCCGCATCGCTACATCGTCACCGTGTACGCGCTGAACAGCGCCGACTTGCGCCTGCGTCAGGGCACGCCCGCGCTCATGTTCGATCACGAAATCCGCGCGACGGCCATCGCGAGCGCGCGCTTGACCTTTCCCGTCGGACGATAGCGCCCGCGCGATTGTTTCGCCGCGTGC
Proteins encoded:
- a CDS encoding NADP-dependent malic enzyme, coding for MDEQLKQSALAYHQNPRPGKISVTPTKPLSNQLDLSLAYSPGVAAACMAIYDEPLDAQKYTSRANLVGVVTNGTAVLGLGNIGPLAAKPVMEGKGCLFKKFAGIDVFDIELNETDPDKLVDAIAMLEPTLGGINLEDIKAPECFYIEKKLRERMKIPVFHDDQHGTAIIASAAILNGLKVVGKTLDNVKLVCSGAGAAAIACLDLLIDLGLKKSNTIVVDSKGVIYEGRGNLDASKERYQASTDARTLGDAMRGCDVFLGCSSAGVLKPEMVATMADKPLILALANPEPEIRPEEAKKVRPDCIIATGRSDYPNQVNNVLCFPFIFRGALDVGATTITEEMKLACVRAIAELAEETDQGDEVAKAYEGHSLEFGPEYLIPKPFDPRLIIKIAPAVAQAAMDSGVATRPIQDMDAYRETLGATVYRTGMVMRPVFAAAKAAPARIAFAEGEDERVLRAAQFVLLEKIAKPIIIGRPAVVEMRLQKMGSKLKPGVDFEVVNPEDDPRYQKSWQAYHEIAARQGVTPDSAKAALRKFNTLIGAILVHMGDADGMICGLIDTYQDHLKFIDQVLGKAEGADNFAAMNLLMLQGRNIFISDTYVNELPTPEQLADMTILAAREIERFGIQPKVALVSNSNFGSVPSASSKRMAEARKLIAERAPDLEVDGEMHGDAALSESVRKAAFPGTTLSGEANLLIMPNVEAANITYNLLKMVSGEGVTVGPFLLGASKPVHILTPAATVRRIINMTAVASANASVMKAR
- a CDS encoding MFS transporter, which gives rise to MKYAPTTPDSPDSSPRHAWHALAASVLGYAMDGFDLLILGFMLPAIAADLHLTPAQSGALVTWTLAGAVAGGVVFGVLSDYFGRVRMLTWTILVFAVFTGLCALARGYGDLLFYRTLAGVGLGGEFGIGMALVAEAWPARQRARVSSYVGLGWQLGVLAAALLTPLLLPMIGWRGMFAVGLMPAVVSFLVRRRVAEPALFTARRTESAARKLPLKRLFDNARTARASVGVIVLCSVQNFGYYGLMIWLPSYLSKTFGYSLTKSGVWTAATVLGMALGIWLFGIAADRFGRKPAFLVYQIGAVAMVFVYSNLTSPAALLLGGAAMGVFVNGMIGGYGALISEIYPTEARATAQNVLFNTGRAVGGLGPVVVGALAARYTFAVALAFLASIYLLDVAATLFLIPEKRGAELD
- a CDS encoding orotate phosphoribosyltransferase — protein: MTGFDRQTISDTTAKMLLEVQAVHFNAEKPFIFTSGWASPVYIDCRKLISYPRVRRGLMEMAEATILRDVGYEQIDAVAGGETAGIPFAAWIADRLMVPMQYVRKKPKGFGRNAQIEGLLTEGQRVLLVEDLTTDSRSKINFINALRTAGATVNHCFVLFHYNIFKESVSVLKDIDVDLHALATWWDVLRVAKEQGYFETKTLDEVEKFLHAPAEWSAAHGGATATPQ
- a CDS encoding response regulator: MSQRIQVIIADDHPVILFGAAQALSKFPEVDVVGQARQSTELVQLLQKTPCDVLVTDLAMPGGSYGDGMPLLGYIGRQFPKVRLVVLTMLENPALLKRLREVGVVSIINKADDMNHIGWAIQHVMRGQEYLGPSVKAALDSMGIGASGQQRGVILSKRELEVVRLFVSGMTNTEIAGQLRRSIKTISTQKNTAMRKLGIERDSELFQYAQSNGLMNLSAYTGDGTLEDTPLSDSKSL
- a CDS encoding YbhB/YbcL family Raf kinase inhibitor-like protein, whose amino-acid sequence is MRLASRNVRSGHAVAAFTLGVASAAALLCHAGGAAAQDAFSVTSPELTPGKTIGHELLFSDSDCKGGNRSPQLSWRGAPAQTRSFAVTIFDPDAPGRGWWHWAVAGIPPTVTHLPANASAASALRKIGAVEARNDWGADGYGGPCPPPGKPHRYIVTVYALNSADLRLRQGTPALMFDHEIRATAIASARLTFPVGR